A region of Toxorhynchites rutilus septentrionalis strain SRP chromosome 1, ASM2978413v1, whole genome shotgun sequence DNA encodes the following proteins:
- the LOC129762525 gene encoding uncharacterized protein LOC129762525 isoform X1 yields the protein MQVQLFFLLTATITKQIAKVKNRIASLRRKPNNQQKIMELETVLDALMRRTQQIDSVGVIGFAFPLRTLEEVNRLEDAVRNSTATREQYVRFIRTRGHFPNAVDRVLPLLFTDETISNFSYTKQNRRMNAPNRKLNSYHLFRDCLLEGWGDFGMTPTKLENALQCYIQMATYKTTNHVSEIIKK from the exons ATGCAGGTACAGCTTTTTTTCTTATTGACAGCGACCATCACTAAACAAATTGCCAAAGTGAAAAATCGAATCGCTTCATTGCGACGAAAACCGAACAACCAACAGAAAATCATGGAACTGGAAACAGTTCTAGACGCATTGATGAGACGCACCCAGCAAATCGATTCAGTTGGAGTCATCGGGTTTGCATTCCCTCTAAGAACTCTGGAGGAAGTTAATCGCCTAGAGGATGCAGTGCGAAATAGCACCGCCACAAGGGAGCAATATGTAAGATTTATAAGAACACGCGGGCATTTCCCCAACGCAGTGGATAGAGTTCTTCCTCTACTTTTCACCGACGAAACGATTAGTAACTTTAGCTACACGAAACAAAATCGGCGGATGAATGCGCCGAATAGGAAACTAAATAGCTATCATCTATTCAGGGATTGCCTTCTCG AGGGTTGGGGTGATTTTGGAATGACGCCGACAAAGTTAGAGAATGCACTGCAATGTTATATTCAAATGGCcacatacaaaacaaccaaccaTGTgtctgaaataataaaaaaatga
- the LOC129762525 gene encoding uncharacterized protein LOC129762525 isoform X2, with the protein MSAKEQRNQIRRKKRHLTEQLSQHEKEENPTEAGVEGFVFPLTSETEVEELEQAVQSDSSIRDQYVTFLQNCKPSRLDVAYVFPDLFSDNALLGYNYYGKTNRSNMKKKAMRDYVIFNDCMIDAWHSHGVNEVRLKATIVKIIARLNHKLRTRGYRKKNTTETLQYETLDELYSME; encoded by the exons ATGTCAGCAAAAGAACAGCGTAATCAAATTCGGCGCAAAAAGAGACACCTAACCGAGCAATTAAGTCAGCACGAAAAGGAAGAAAATCCAACCGAAGCAGGCGTCGAAGGATTCGTGTTTCCACTTACAAGCGAAACGGAGGTCGAAGAGCTGGAGCAAGCCGTCCAGAGTGACAGCAGTATTCGGGATCAGTAT GTAACGTTCCTCCAGAACTGCAAACCATCTCGGCTGGATGTGGCTTACGTATTTCCGGATCTGTTCAGTGACAACGCTTTGCTAGGATACAATTACTACGGGAAGACCAACAGATCGAATATGAAGAAGAAAGCCATGCGAGATTATGTCATTTTCAACGATTGCATGATTG ACGCTTGGCATAGCCACGGAGTGAACGAAGTTCGTCTAAAGGCAACAATTGTTAAAATTATCGCCCGTTTGAACCACAAACTGCGAACACGTGGTTATCGAAAAAAGAATACGACGGAAACATTACAGTACGAAACGTTGGATGAACTCTATTCGATGGAATAA